From a single Mesorhizobium shangrilense genomic region:
- the ftsA gene encoding cell division protein FtsA, whose translation MSWLGGQGDSSSRRSGILTVLDVGSSKVCCMVAKLKPNDDGKLLRGRSHRIQVIGIGHQKSQGVKSGVVVDLDRAEHAIRLAVDAAERMAGLTVDSLIVNMTAGRLKSETFSATINLGGHEADEADVKRVLAAGAKQALKSEREVIHSLPVGFSLDAERGVRDPRGMVGDQLGVDMHVLTGDAAPVRNLELCINRSHLSVERMVATPYASGLAALVDDELEMGAACIDMGGGTTTISVFSEGKFVHADAIAIGGNHVTLDMAKGLSTSLDAAERLKVMHGSALPGSADDRDLVSIQPIGEEGDVPLQIPRSVMTRIIRARIDETLELLRDRLNKSGYGNAVGKRVVLTGGASQLAGLPEAARRILGRNVRIGRPLGVAGLPEAAKGPAFSAPVGLLIYPQMASFESHPAKGISGLRMTGTGGKLHRMSQWLRDSF comes from the coding sequence ATGAGCTGGCTTGGCGGTCAAGGCGATTCCTCGTCGCGCCGGTCCGGCATCCTCACGGTGCTGGATGTTGGTTCGAGCAAGGTCTGCTGCATGGTGGCCAAGCTCAAGCCGAACGATGACGGCAAGCTTTTGCGCGGACGCTCGCACCGCATCCAGGTGATCGGCATTGGTCACCAGAAATCACAGGGCGTGAAGTCGGGCGTCGTCGTCGATCTCGATCGCGCCGAGCACGCCATTCGCCTAGCCGTCGACGCCGCCGAGCGCATGGCCGGGCTGACCGTCGATTCGCTGATCGTCAACATGACGGCTGGACGGCTGAAGAGCGAAACCTTCTCGGCCACCATCAATCTTGGCGGCCACGAGGCCGACGAAGCCGACGTCAAGCGCGTGCTTGCCGCCGGCGCCAAGCAGGCGCTGAAGAGCGAGCGCGAGGTGATCCATTCGCTGCCGGTCGGCTTTTCGCTGGATGCCGAGCGTGGCGTGCGCGATCCGCGCGGCATGGTCGGCGACCAGCTCGGCGTCGACATGCATGTGCTGACGGGCGACGCGGCACCCGTGCGCAATCTGGAGCTCTGCATCAACCGTTCGCACCTGTCGGTCGAGCGCATGGTGGCGACGCCCTATGCCAGCGGGCTTGCGGCCCTTGTCGACGACGAGCTCGAAATGGGCGCTGCCTGCATCGACATGGGTGGCGGCACGACGACGATCTCGGTGTTCTCGGAAGGCAAGTTCGTGCATGCCGACGCCATCGCGATCGGCGGCAACCACGTGACGCTCGACATGGCCAAGGGGCTTTCGACATCGCTCGACGCCGCCGAGAGGCTGAAGGTGATGCATGGTTCGGCGCTGCCGGGCAGTGCCGATGACCGCGATCTGGTCTCGATCCAGCCGATCGGCGAGGAAGGCGACGTTCCCTTGCAGATACCGCGCTCGGTGATGACGCGCATCATCCGCGCACGCATCGACGAGACGCTGGAACTGCTGCGTGACCGGCTCAACAAGTCCGGCTACGGCAATGCGGTGGGCAAGCGCGTCGTTTTGACCGGCGGCGCCAGCCAGCTTGCCGGCTTGCCGGAGGCGGCGCGCCGCATTCTCGGCCGCAATGTGCGCATCGGCCGCCCGCTCGGCGTGGCGGGCTTGCCCGAAGCTGCCAAGGGGCCAGCCTTCTCGGCGCCGGTCGGGCTTCTGATCTATCCGCAGATGGCGAGCTTCGAGAGCCATCCTGCGAAAGGAATTTCTGGTCTCAGAATGACTGGAACGGGCGGAAAACTGCATCGCATGAGTCAGTGGTTGAGAGACAGTTTTTGA
- the ftsZ gene encoding cell division protein FtsZ, whose product MTINLQKPDITELKPRITVFGVGGGGGNAVNNMITAGLRGVEFVVANTDAQALTMSKAERLIQLGAHVTEGLGAGSQPEVGRAAAEECIDEILDHLTNTHMCFVTAGMGGGTGTGAAPVVARAAREKGILTVGVVTKPFHFEGQRRMKTADLGIEELQKCVDTLIVIPNQNLFRLANDKTTFADAFAMADQVLYSGVACITDLMVKEGLINLDFADVRSVMREMGKAMMGTGEASGEGRAMAAAEAAIANPLLDETSMKGAKGLLISITGGRDLTLFEVDEAATRIREEVDQDANIILGATFDEELEGVIRVSVVATGIDKTAAEIAAAPISIRTAPQKPAGRPAVAQESRPTPVQQAMYEPRAMDPVAEAIQLAEANAAAMAQARPMPVAHADEFRPQSKIFQAPPAQPQPMVQPVVQQMMQPAPQPREMPQQREVQQPVAPQRMPRVEDFPPQVKAEVESKSRPADHHENSGPMGLLKRLTNGLTRREEEPARLQPAQPREPKLRQAAPEVRRLSSQDAQLYAPRRGQLDDQGRLSPQPRATQEDDQLEIPAFLRRQAN is encoded by the coding sequence ATGACCATCAATCTGCAGAAGCCGGATATCACCGAGCTGAAGCCGCGCATCACCGTGTTCGGTGTTGGCGGCGGCGGCGGCAATGCCGTCAACAACATGATCACCGCCGGCTTGCGCGGCGTCGAGTTCGTCGTGGCCAACACCGACGCGCAGGCGCTGACCATGTCGAAGGCCGAGCGGCTGATCCAGCTTGGCGCGCATGTCACCGAGGGCCTCGGCGCTGGATCGCAGCCGGAAGTCGGCCGCGCGGCGGCGGAAGAATGCATCGATGAGATCCTCGATCATCTCACCAACACGCATATGTGCTTCGTCACCGCCGGCATGGGCGGCGGCACGGGCACGGGTGCCGCGCCGGTCGTCGCACGCGCTGCCCGTGAAAAGGGCATCCTGACCGTCGGCGTCGTCACCAAGCCGTTCCACTTCGAAGGCCAGCGCCGCATGAAGACGGCCGACCTGGGCATCGAGGAACTGCAGAAATGCGTCGATACGCTGATCGTCATCCCCAACCAGAATCTGTTCCGGCTGGCCAATGACAAGACCACCTTCGCCGATGCCTTCGCCATGGCCGACCAGGTGCTCTATTCCGGCGTTGCCTGCATCACCGACCTGATGGTCAAGGAAGGCCTGATCAACCTCGACTTCGCCGACGTGCGTTCGGTGATGCGCGAGATGGGCAAGGCGATGATGGGCACGGGCGAAGCTTCGGGCGAGGGCCGCGCGATGGCCGCCGCCGAAGCGGCGATCGCCAATCCGCTGCTCGACGAGACCTCGATGAAGGGCGCCAAGGGCCTGCTGATCTCGATCACCGGCGGCCGCGACCTGACCCTGTTCGAAGTCGACGAGGCGGCAACCCGCATCCGCGAAGAGGTCGACCAGGACGCCAACATCATCCTGGGCGCGACCTTCGACGAGGAACTCGAAGGCGTTATCCGCGTCTCGGTGGTCGCCACGGGCATCGACAAGACGGCAGCCGAAATCGCCGCCGCGCCGATCTCGATCCGTACGGCGCCGCAGAAGCCAGCCGGCCGTCCTGCCGTTGCGCAGGAAAGCCGCCCGACACCTGTCCAGCAGGCGATGTATGAGCCGCGCGCCATGGACCCGGTCGCTGAGGCGATCCAGCTTGCCGAGGCGAATGCCGCGGCCATGGCTCAGGCTCGCCCCATGCCAGTTGCCCACGCGGACGAATTCCGCCCGCAGAGCAAGATCTTCCAGGCACCGCCCGCCCAGCCACAGCCGATGGTGCAGCCCGTTGTCCAGCAGATGATGCAGCCTGCGCCGCAGCCGCGTGAAATGCCGCAGCAGCGTGAAGTCCAGCAGCCGGTTGCGCCCCAGCGCATGCCGCGCGTCGAGGATTTTCCGCCGCAGGTGAAGGCTGAGGTGGAGTCCAAGAGCCGGCCGGCCGATCATCATGAAAACAGTGGACCGATGGGCCTGCTCAAGCGCCTGACCAACGGCCTGACCCGCCGCGAAGAGGAGCCGGCACGGCTTCAGCCCGCGCAGCCGCGCGAGCCGAAACTGCGCCAGGCGGCACCGGAAGTACGCCGCCTTTCCAGCCAGGACGCACAACTCTACGCGCCGCGCCGTGGCCAGTTGGACGATCAGGGTCGCCTGTCGCCGCAGCCCAGGGCGACTCAGGAAGACGATCAGCTGGAGATTCCGGCGTTCCTGCGCCGCCAGGCCAACTGA
- a CDS encoding cell division protein FtsQ/DivIB, whose amino-acid sequence MSALKWGQGQRKGAAGPTLFGLSLSFDHFVLPRMLRRPVRVLARLGEGDFKAPPFSATILSAVLLGSSATYGAYLGGDVDGVVQNITARTGFAVDQVKVVGNQQTSEIDILDRLQLDGWTSLIGFNAEAARERIATLPWVEVAAVRKVYPHTLEVHVEERQPFALWQQGNDLSVIERSGAVIAPFSGGKQVLLPLLVGVGAPAQAPDFLLKVKKYPDLAARVKGYIRIGDRRWDLKLDNGVTVKLPEDDEDEALAELVKLDKADGLLSRDIAAVDMRLSDRLVVQLSPEAATQREAALNEKPKTLKRKPETKI is encoded by the coding sequence GTGTCTGCGTTGAAATGGGGACAAGGTCAGAGGAAGGGCGCGGCCGGGCCGACGCTGTTCGGTCTGTCGTTGTCGTTCGACCATTTCGTACTGCCGCGCATGCTTCGCCGGCCGGTGCGCGTTCTGGCGCGCCTGGGTGAGGGGGATTTCAAGGCCCCGCCCTTCTCGGCGACGATACTCTCGGCTGTGCTACTGGGATCGAGCGCCACCTATGGCGCCTATCTTGGCGGAGATGTCGACGGCGTCGTCCAGAACATCACCGCGCGCACCGGCTTCGCCGTCGATCAGGTGAAAGTGGTTGGAAATCAGCAGACATCCGAAATCGACATCCTGGACAGGCTGCAGCTCGACGGCTGGACATCGCTGATCGGCTTCAACGCCGAGGCCGCGCGGGAGCGTATCGCCACGCTGCCCTGGGTCGAGGTCGCGGCCGTGCGCAAGGTCTATCCGCACACGCTGGAAGTGCATGTCGAGGAGCGTCAGCCTTTCGCCCTCTGGCAGCAAGGCAATGACCTCTCGGTCATCGAGCGCTCCGGCGCGGTGATCGCGCCGTTCTCCGGCGGCAAGCAGGTGTTGCTGCCGCTGCTCGTCGGTGTCGGCGCGCCGGCGCAGGCCCCGGATTTCCTGCTCAAGGTCAAAAAATATCCGGATCTCGCGGCGCGGGTAAAAGGCTACATCCGCATCGGCGACCGGCGCTGGGACCTGAAGCTGGACAATGGCGTCACGGTCAAGCTGCCCGAGGATGACGAGGACGAGGCGCTCGCCGAACTCGTCAAGCTGGACAAGGCTGACGGATTGCTGTCGCGCGACATCGCCGCGGTCGACATGCGCCTTTCCGACCGCCTCGTGGTCCAGTTGTCACCGGAGGCGGCGACGCAGCGCGAGGCGGCGCTCAACGAAAAGCCCAAGACCCTGAAGCGCAAGCCGGAGACGAAGATATGA
- a CDS encoding D-alanine--D-alanine ligase: MKNKHVAVLLGGFSSERPVSLSSGKACADALEQEGYQVTRVDVGRDVGSVLAELKPDVAFNALHGPFGEDGTIQGILEYLGIPYTHSGVLASALAMNKEQAKKIARAVGIPVAESKVANRFAVQNKHPMKPPYVVKPVSEGSSFGVVIVHEGQSHPPQVIGSSEWKYGDIVMVERYVHGRELTCAVMGDVALGVCEIIPTGHSFYDYDSKYVAGGSKHECPAKVSPNIYQKIQTLALKAHQAIGCRGVSRSDFRYDDRHSENGEVVWLEVNTQPGMTPTSLVPEIAAQAGHSFGELLSWMVEDASCLR; encoded by the coding sequence ATGAAAAACAAGCATGTGGCCGTCCTGCTGGGTGGTTTTTCGTCCGAGCGGCCCGTGTCCTTGTCTTCGGGAAAGGCTTGCGCCGATGCGCTCGAGCAGGAAGGCTACCAGGTCACGCGCGTCGATGTCGGGCGCGATGTCGGCTCGGTGCTTGCCGAGCTCAAGCCGGATGTCGCCTTCAATGCGCTGCATGGGCCTTTCGGTGAGGATGGCACCATCCAGGGTATCCTCGAATATCTGGGTATTCCCTATACCCATTCCGGCGTGCTCGCCTCGGCGCTGGCGATGAACAAGGAGCAGGCCAAGAAGATCGCCAGGGCTGTCGGCATTCCGGTTGCCGAATCAAAGGTCGCCAATCGCTTCGCCGTCCAGAACAAGCATCCGATGAAGCCGCCCTATGTGGTCAAGCCGGTCAGCGAAGGGTCGAGCTTCGGCGTCGTCATCGTGCATGAGGGGCAGTCGCATCCGCCGCAGGTCATCGGTTCATCCGAGTGGAAATATGGCGATATCGTCATGGTTGAGCGCTATGTGCACGGGCGCGAGCTGACCTGCGCGGTGATGGGCGACGTGGCGCTCGGCGTCTGCGAGATCATTCCGACCGGCCATTCCTTCTACGACTATGATTCAAAATATGTGGCTGGCGGCTCAAAGCACGAATGCCCCGCAAAAGTTTCACCGAATATTTACCAAAAAATACAAACACTGGCGCTCAAGGCTCACCAAGCTATCGGCTGTCGAGGCGTTTCGCGGTCGGACTTCCGTTACGACGATCGTCACTCCGAGAACGGCGAGGTTGTCTGGCTCGAGGTTAACACTCAGCCGGGCATGACGCCGACGTCCTTGGTGCCGGAAATAGCCGCGCAAGCGGGGCACTCGTTCGGTGAGTTGTTGAGTTGGATGGTGGAGGACGCTTCGTGTCTGCGTTGA